One genomic window of Conexivisphaerales archaeon includes the following:
- a CDS encoding winged helix-turn-helix domain-containing protein yields the protein MERKSRRRSKEEVLGEIIRAALDGAIKTRIMYRAALNSRQLKRYLQVLMKQGLLEYNDKQKVFVSTEKGKLFLARLDEFLKAKNQLQDQSKALREFLKPQE from the coding sequence ATGGAGAGAAAATCCAGGCGAAGAAGCAAGGAAGAAGTGCTCGGCGAGATAATTAGAGCGGCTCTAGACGGTGCGATAAAGACCAGGATAATGTATAGAGCTGCCTTAAACTCCAGACAACTTAAGAGGTATTTACAGGTGCTAATGAAGCAGGGTCTACTTGAGTACAATGACAAGCAGAAGGTCTTTGTTTCGACCGAGAAGGGCAAATTATTTTTGGCCAGGCTAGACGAATTTCTTAAGGCGAAAAATCAGCTGCAAGATCAATCAAAGGCATTGAGGGAATTTCTGAAGCCCCAGGAATAA